The DNA region AGCGCCTTCGACCTGGCTGGCCGCCGCCTGCCCATCCTGGTGCAGGAACAGGGCATCGGCCGTGGCCTGCAGCCCATCGCCCCGGCTGCGGACCTCACGGCACGGGCCGGTGGCGATTGGTCGAGCAGCTACGCGCCGGTGCCCTATTTCCTCACCTCGAAGTTGCGCGCCTTCTTCAGCGAATCCAGTGCCTACCAGGTGTTCGACCTGCGCGACCCGGCTCGGGTGGGCCTGGAGGTGCACGAGGGCAACCTGACCGCGCGCATCTACAGCGGCGACAGCCCGGCCGCCCTGGTGCGGGCTCACGCCTCCGTGGTCGGGCACAAGGCGCCGCTGCCGGACTGAACCCGGCCCGGGGATGCTCGGCCGGGGCTTCTCCGGCTGGATGCCGACTTCGGCGAGGCGTTGCCCTTCGAGGCGCGCCCGGCCTCGAGCGAGGATGCGGCCTTGCTGCACAACCGCTTCCCGGAAGCGTGGGCGTGGCTCAACCTTTGGAAGAGGTCGGCGGGGAAGGGGAACTGCTGTCCTTCACCCGCGCCGGCTACATCCGCAGCCCGGGCCTGACCACCGGCATTTGGCTGGGTGACCAGCTGGTGACCTGGGACGCCCACGATGGCCTGCACAGCGCGCTGCCGGGGCTGCTCTCCGGCGGGCTTTCGGGCTTCGCCCTCGACCACGCCGACACCGGCGGCTATACCACCATCGGCAACCCGCTGAAGGATTCCCACCGCAGCGAAGAGTAGCTGCAACGCTGTGGTGGCGCCGGTGCTGGAAGCAGGCGTCGAGCGCCTGCAGGTGGCACGGCCCGCCGGCTCCAGGGTGCACCTCTGGTCGCGGGCCAGGTACCGGGCATCGCCCGGCACGCGGGTGGAGGTCGCGGCGCCCATCGGCCAGCCGGCGGTGTTCTACCCGGAAGGCTCTGCGGTGGGCGAGGCGTTGCGCCAGGCGCTGCGGGAGCGAGGGATCACCGGCTCCTGAGGCGAGCACCGGAGGCTGTCTATACTGCCGAGGCGACCGTTCGGTCGCGGTGATCTCCCCTCCGTTGCGAGCCGGCCTTCATGGATGATCAGTTGCTGTTCCTCTCCGATGACGACGATACCCCCGTGCGGCATTCCGGCCCGGCCTGGCGCGTGCTGGCGGTGGACGACGATGCCGATTTCCAGCGCGCCACCGCCTTCGCCCTGGGCGAACTCGAGATCGAGGGTGGCCGCATCGAGCTGATCCAGGCATTCAGCCTGCGTGAGGCGGCGGCGATCCTTGCCGAGCGTCGCGATATCGCGGTGATCCTCCTGGATGTGGTGATGGAGAGCGAGGATGCCGGCCTGCGCCTGGTGAGAACCTTGCGCGAGGTGATCGGCAACGCCGAGGCGCGCATCGTGATGCTGACCGGCGAGCCGGGTACGGCCCCGGTGCACGAGGTGATGCGCGATTACGACATCAACGACTACTGGACCAAGAGCGAGATGACCGCCGAGCGCCTGCTCACGGTGCTCACCTCGGGCATCCGCGCCTTCGCCCAGTTGCAGGCCGTGGCCCGGGCGCGGCGCGGCCTGCAGTCGATCGTCGAGTCGAGCAACTCGCTGTTCTGCTCGCGCAATACCCGCGAATTGGCGACCAAGATCCTCTCCGAGATCGCCACGTTGCTGGATGTGGGCATCGAGGGGCTCGTCTGCATGCGCGTCGAGCCGGAGCCGGGTGGCTACGCCACGGGTGATGAGGTGCGGGTGGTCGGCGCCACCGGTGACTACGTGCAGGCCCTCGACGGCGACCTCGACGGCCTTGGCCGCCCGCACGTGGCGGCGCTGCTGCGCCAGTGCCTGCAGGCGCAGCAGACGCTGCGCGTGGAGCAGGGCATCGTGCTGTTCTTCTCGCGCTTCCAGGCCGGCGCCGACTACGCCTGCTACGTCCGCACCGAGCGCGAGCTGGACGATACCGAACTGGAGCTGCTCAAGGTGTTCAGCGCCAGCATCAGCCGTGGCCTGTACAACGTCTCGTTGTTCAGCCGCCTGGAGGAAATGGCCTACCAGGACGAGTTGCTGAGGATTCCCAACCGCAACGCCCTGATCCGCATGCTCGACCTGGTCCTGCAGAGCGAGGACCGGGACAAGCAGGTGCTGGTGCTGATCGACATCGACGATTTCTCCGGCGCCAATATCGCGTTCGGCACGGGTTATGGCGACTTCATCCTCGGCCTGGTGGCCAAGCGCTTGCGCGAAGCCTTCGAGCACGAGGTGCTGGTGGCGCGGATCAAGGACGACCTGTTCGCCGTGCTGGGGCCCGAGTCCCGGGTGCGTGCGGCGGACATCGTCGCCCTGTTCCGCCGCAGCAACCGTCCCTACGAACTGGGCCAGGTGCACAGCCTGGGCAGCGTGACCCTGCGCCTGGCGGATTTCGTCGGCAATGCCAGCGTGGCCCTGCAATCGGCGCTGTTGACGCTGAAACAGGCCAAGCAACTGGGCCATGACCAGCACCTGGTGCATGACCCGCAATTGCAGACGGTACACGCCGAGTCCTACCGCATGCTCCTGGCCCTGCGCGATGCCGTGGATGCCGGGCGCATCGGCATCGAGCTGCAGCCCCAGTTGCATTTGCCGGATGGCCGCGTGACGGGCGTTGAAGCCCTGGCCCGCTGGCGCCAGGAGGATGGCAGCATGGTGCCGCCGGGGCGCTTCATCCCGCTGGCCGAGGCCACCGGCTACATCCTGCCGCTGGGGGACCTGCTGCTGCGCCTGTCGTTGCGTGAGGCGGCGCGGCTGGCCGAGGCCGGGCATGCGGACATCCGCGTGGCGGTGAACGTCTCGGCGCCGCAATTGCTGCAGCGGGACTTCATCGAGCGTTTCAGCCTGCACCTGGAGAACGCCGGGGTATCGCCCCGGCAGATCGAGGTGGAGATCACCGAGTCGGTGGCGATGCGCAACTTCGAGCTGGTCTGCGAGCAGCTCAAGGCCTTGCGCGAAATGGGCGTGACCATCGCCATCGACGATTTCGGCACCGGCTTCTCCTCGCTCAGCTACCTGCGCCGGCTGCCGGCGGACCGGCTGAAGATCGACCGCAGCTTCATCGTCGAGATCGACGAGGCGGAAGGCGAGGCGCTGATCGCCGACGCGGTGATCCAGATCGCCGCGCGGGTCGGCATGCAGGTGATCGCCGAAGGGGTTGAGACCGAGAGCCAGGCGCAGTGGGTGCTGCGCAACGGTTGCAGCGAAGCCCAGGGCTTCCTGTTCGCCCGGCCCATGCCCTGTGACCGCCTGATCGGCTGGCTCGCCGACAGGGCCGGGCCCCGCAGCGGATGAGTCCGGACTCGCTGCAGCGTTTCTCCCGTCGGGTGTTGCTGCGCAGCCTGCTGACGCTGTTCCTGCCCTGGGCGCTGCTGATCCTGGTGCTGACGGTGCTGCTCTATGACCGCCTGCTGGACGCCAAGCTGGCGCCGCGCCTGCACGACCAGCAAGCCAGCCTCAGCGAGGGGCTGGGCGTGCTCAATCGTTATGTTGCCTCCCTGCGCGGCAATCTCCTGTTCCTCTCCCAGCATCCGGCGATAGGCGCCGCCCTGGAACGCGGCGACCCGCAGGACCTGGCACTGTTGCGGCGGCTGATGCTGGACTTTTCCCAGAGCTCCGGGCGCTACGACCAGATCCGCTGGCTCGACGAGCGCGGCCAGGAGCGGGTGCGGGTGGACCTGCGAGAGGGGCGGGCGGTTCGGGTCCCGGACTCCGAGCTGCAGAACAAGGCGGATCGCTACTTCTTCGTCGAGGCGATGCAGTTACCACCGGGGGCGTTCTACCTGTCGCGCTTCGACCTGAACCAGGAGCGTGGGCAACTGGAGCGACCGCTGAAGCCGACGTTGCGGGCGGCGACGCCCCTGTTCGACAAGGCCGGACGGCCACGCGGGGTGCTGGTGCTCAATTACCTGGGGCAGGTGTTGCTGGACCGGGTCGGGCAGATTTCCACCCGCTACGGCGGCTACCTGGAGCTGGTGGATTTCGAGGGCTACTGGATCTATTCGCGCAAGCCCGGGCAGGCGTGGGGGTTCATGCTCGACCGCCCGCAGGATACGGTCGCCAGCCGCTACCCGCAGAGCTGGGCGCGGATGCGCAGCCAGCCGTCGGGGCAGTTCATCGACGCTGCCGGGCTCTGGGCCTTCGTCCGCTTCGATCCGGGCGACAGCGGCGACGACCCGGATGGCGCGGAGCGTGACAGTGGGCGTGACTGGTTGCTGGTGTCGCTGTTGCCGGTGGACATCCTGCAGTCCCTGCGGCTCCAGGTGTTCTGGCAGATGCTGGCGTTCGGCGCCTTCATGCTCTTCGTGGGCCTGGCGGTGGTCCTGCGACTGGCCTTGACGGAGGCCGACCGCGATCGGGCGTTGGCCGGGTTGGAGGCGCGGGGCGATGAGCTGGCGCAGAGCAACCGGCAGCTCACCGATACGGTTGAGGCGCTGCAGCGCACCCAGGGGGCGCTGATCCAGGCGGAGAAGCTGTCCTCCCTGGGCACGCTGGTGGCGGGGGTCGCCCACGAGCTGAACACGCCCATCGGCGCGGCCAGCGTGGCGGCGTCGGCCCTGGACAAGAGCCGGGAGCAGCTGGAGCAGGGGTTCCGGGAGGGGTTGCAGCGTTCTGCGCTGGAGCGGTTCCTGCAACGCAACGCTGAGGGGCTGGCGATCATCCTCGCCAACCTGGGGCGCATGGCACTGCTGACCCGTGCCTTCAAGCAACTGGCCACCGACCGCGCCAGTGTGGAGCGGCGACGTTTCGACCTGGTGGCGCTGGTGGATGAGGTGATGCTGGTGTTCGCGCCGCGGCTCAAGGCCACCTCCCACCGGGTACTGCTCAACCTGCCGCCGAGCCTGATGCTGGACAGCTACCCCGGGCCGCTGGGGCAGATCGTGCAGAACCTGATCGAGAACGCGTTGGTGCACGCTTTCGCGCCAGGGGAGAGCGGCACCGTGCGGGTGCGTGCGGATATCGATGACGGGGGCCGCCATTGCGTGATCGAAGTGGAGGACGACGGCTGCGGAATGACGGAGGAGGTCCTGGCGCGCATCTTCGACCCCTTCTTCACCACGCGGCGCGGTTCGGGTGGCACCGG from Pseudomonas tohonis includes:
- a CDS encoding TIM-barrel domain-containing protein, whose product is MAQPLEEVGGEGELLSFTRAGYIRSPGLTTGIWLGDQLVTWDAHDGLHSALPGLLSGGLSGFALDHADTGGYTTIGNPLKDSHRSEE
- a CDS encoding putative bifunctional diguanylate cyclase/phosphodiesterase, which encodes MDDQLLFLSDDDDTPVRHSGPAWRVLAVDDDADFQRATAFALGELEIEGGRIELIQAFSLREAAAILAERRDIAVILLDVVMESEDAGLRLVRTLREVIGNAEARIVMLTGEPGTAPVHEVMRDYDINDYWTKSEMTAERLLTVLTSGIRAFAQLQAVARARRGLQSIVESSNSLFCSRNTRELATKILSEIATLLDVGIEGLVCMRVEPEPGGYATGDEVRVVGATGDYVQALDGDLDGLGRPHVAALLRQCLQAQQTLRVEQGIVLFFSRFQAGADYACYVRTERELDDTELELLKVFSASISRGLYNVSLFSRLEEMAYQDELLRIPNRNALIRMLDLVLQSEDRDKQVLVLIDIDDFSGANIAFGTGYGDFILGLVAKRLREAFEHEVLVARIKDDLFAVLGPESRVRAADIVALFRRSNRPYELGQVHSLGSVTLRLADFVGNASVALQSALLTLKQAKQLGHDQHLVHDPQLQTVHAESYRMLLALRDAVDAGRIGIELQPQLHLPDGRVTGVEALARWRQEDGSMVPPGRFIPLAEATGYILPLGDLLLRLSLREAARLAEAGHADIRVAVNVSAPQLLQRDFIERFSLHLENAGVSPRQIEVEITESVAMRNFELVCEQLKALREMGVTIAIDDFGTGFSSLSYLRRLPADRLKIDRSFIVEIDEAEGEALIADAVIQIAARVGMQVIAEGVETESQAQWVLRNGCSEAQGFLFARPMPCDRLIGWLADRAGPRSG
- a CDS encoding sensor histidine kinase, whose amino-acid sequence is MSPDSLQRFSRRVLLRSLLTLFLPWALLILVLTVLLYDRLLDAKLAPRLHDQQASLSEGLGVLNRYVASLRGNLLFLSQHPAIGAALERGDPQDLALLRRLMLDFSQSSGRYDQIRWLDERGQERVRVDLREGRAVRVPDSELQNKADRYFFVEAMQLPPGAFYLSRFDLNQERGQLERPLKPTLRAATPLFDKAGRPRGVLVLNYLGQVLLDRVGQISTRYGGYLELVDFEGYWIYSRKPGQAWGFMLDRPQDTVASRYPQSWARMRSQPSGQFIDAAGLWAFVRFDPGDSGDDPDGAERDSGRDWLLVSLLPVDILQSLRLQVFWQMLAFGAFMLFVGLAVVLRLALTEADRDRALAGLEARGDELAQSNRQLTDTVEALQRTQGALIQAEKLSSLGTLVAGVAHELNTPIGAASVAASALDKSREQLEQGFREGLQRSALERFLQRNAEGLAIILANLGRMALLTRAFKQLATDRASVERRRFDLVALVDEVMLVFAPRLKATSHRVLLNLPPSLMLDSYPGPLGQIVQNLIENALVHAFAPGESGTVRVRADIDDGGRHCVIEVEDDGCGMTEEVLARIFDPFFTTRRGSGGTGLGLHLTHQLAVDILGAELQVSSTPGRGTLFRVRLPLG